The Panicum hallii strain FIL2 chromosome 9, PHallii_v3.1, whole genome shotgun sequence genome has a window encoding:
- the LOC112874159 gene encoding GATA transcription factor 19-like, producing the protein MAAEPAADDHDPRPPPADGPAAAGGGDASASAAAEALMSAASEQLTMVYQGDVYVFDPVSPQKVQAVLLVLGGYEVPPDLVNRAVPTANDEKSTTVAARRFASLMRFREKRKERCYDKRIRYNVRKEVAQKMKRRKGQFAGRSDFGDGACSSVACGSPANGEDDFKETHCQNCGISSRLTPAMRRGPAGPRSLCNACGLMWANKGTLRSPLHAPKMTLQHPANPSKMGDTDDKISIDLPEEHNQAMVKTDSGMMPEQEQEQKLDICPPTEEDIKSVS; encoded by the exons ATGGCGGCGGAGCCCGCGGCGGACGACCACGATCCCCGGCCACCCCCGGCGGATGGCCCCGCCGCTGCCGGCGGGGGCGACGCctccgcgtcggcggcggcggaggcgctgaTGAGCGCGGCGTCGGAGCAGCTCACGATGGTGTACCAGGGCGACGTCTACGTCTTCGACCCCGTCTCGCCCCAAAAG GTTCAGGCTGTTCTGTTAGTACTTGGAGGGTACGAGGTTCCGCCTGATTTAGTAAACAGGGCTGTTCCTACTGCAAATGATGAAAAG AGTACAACTGTGGCTGCTAGAAGGTTTGCTTCATTAATGAGATTCCGTGAGAAGAGAAAGGAAAGATGTTATGATAAAAGGATTAGATACAATGTGCGCAAGGAGGTCGCCCAAAA GATGAAACGGCGTAAAGGCCAATTTGCTGGGAGGTCAGATTTTGGTGATGGTGCCTGTTCTTCTGTAGCTTGTGGCTCTCCAGCTAACGGCGAGGATGATTTTAAAGAAACCCA TTGCCAAAATTGTGGCATCAGCTCAAGACTTACCCCAGCAATGCGTCGGGGCCCAGCTGGTCCAAGGTCCCTCTGTAATGCTTGTGGCCTAATGTGGGCAAATAAG GGTACTCTAAGAAGTCCTCTGCATGCCCCCAAAATGACTCTGCAgcatcctgccaatccaagtaAAATG GGAGATACAGATGACAAAATTTCGATCGATCTTCCTGAGGAGCATAATCAAGCCATGGTCAAAACTGACTCCGGGAT GATGCCAGAACAGGAACAGGAGCAGAAGCTGGACATATGCCCACCGACCGAAGAAGATATCAAGTCTGTTTCATGA